From a region of the Candidatus Methylomirabilota bacterium genome:
- the gatB gene encoding Asp-tRNA(Asn)/Glu-tRNA(Gln) amidotransferase subunit GatB, which yields MSGAYDVVIGLEVHAQLLTRSKMFCGCSTVFGAPPNTQTCPVCQGMPGTLPVINRRAVEFGIKTSLAIHCTVNADNRFARKHYYYPDMPKNYQISQYEEPLAEHGHLDIEVDGAARRIGIERLHLEEDVGKLIHEGSLETAQSSQVDFNRAGVPLMEIVSKPDIRTSEEAGAYLRGLRAIVVYLGVCDGNMEEGSMRCDANISLKRVGAIPLGTKVEVKNMNSFRNVQHALEYEMKRQGRALDAGERIVQETRLWDPDKGQTVSMRSKEFAHDYRYFPEPDLPPLNVGARWIEAVRVTLPELPAARRARFMRAHALTAYDADLLTGSRALADYFEAAVAQCGKPKAAANWILNELLRELPGDDERAVAACAISPGKLAGLITLIEDGTISGKIAKDVFEKMYRSGEDARTIVSREGLTQVADAGALGAVVDGVLAEHAKVVEDYKAGKKAALAFLVGQVMKATVGKASPGVVNSLLAEKLSKL from the coding sequence ATGAGCGGGGCGTACGACGTCGTCATCGGCCTCGAGGTCCACGCGCAGCTCCTGACGCGGTCGAAGATGTTCTGCGGCTGCTCGACGGTCTTCGGCGCGCCGCCCAATACCCAGACCTGCCCCGTCTGCCAGGGCATGCCGGGGACGCTGCCGGTCATCAACCGGCGGGCGGTCGAGTTCGGGATCAAGACCTCGCTGGCGATTCACTGCACCGTGAACGCGGACAACCGCTTCGCGCGCAAGCACTACTACTACCCGGACATGCCGAAGAACTACCAGATCAGCCAGTACGAGGAGCCGCTGGCGGAGCACGGCCATCTCGACATCGAGGTGGACGGCGCCGCGCGCCGGATCGGCATCGAGCGCCTCCACCTCGAGGAGGACGTCGGCAAGCTCATCCACGAGGGCAGCCTCGAGACGGCGCAGTCGAGCCAGGTGGACTTTAACCGCGCCGGTGTGCCGCTCATGGAGATCGTCTCCAAGCCGGACATCCGAACCTCCGAGGAGGCGGGCGCCTACCTGCGCGGGCTCCGGGCCATCGTCGTCTACCTGGGCGTCTGCGACGGCAACATGGAAGAAGGATCCATGCGGTGCGATGCCAACATCTCGCTGAAGCGGGTCGGGGCGATCCCGCTCGGGACCAAGGTCGAGGTCAAGAACATGAACTCCTTCCGGAACGTCCAGCACGCGCTCGAGTACGAGATGAAGCGGCAGGGCCGCGCGCTCGACGCTGGGGAGCGGATCGTGCAGGAGACGCGCCTCTGGGACCCCGACAAGGGGCAGACGGTCTCCATGCGCTCGAAGGAGTTCGCCCACGACTACCGCTACTTCCCGGAGCCCGACCTTCCGCCTCTCAACGTCGGGGCGCGCTGGATCGAGGCCGTGCGCGTCACGCTGCCCGAGCTGCCGGCCGCCCGTCGCGCGCGCTTCATGCGGGCCCACGCGCTCACCGCCTACGACGCGGACCTTTTGACCGGGAGCCGCGCGCTGGCCGACTACTTCGAGGCCGCCGTCGCCCAGTGCGGCAAGCCGAAGGCCGCGGCCAACTGGATCCTCAACGAGCTGCTTCGCGAGCTTCCCGGCGACGACGAGCGCGCGGTCGCCGCCTGCGCCATTTCGCCCGGTAAGCTCGCGGGCCTCATCACGCTCATCGAGGACGGCACCATCAGCGGCAAGATCGCCAAGGACGTCTTCGAGAAGATGTACCGCTCGGGCGAGGACGCGCGGACTATCGTCAGCCGTGAGGGCCTGACCCAGGTCGCCGACGCGGGCGCGCTCGGCGCCGTCGTGGACGGGGTCCTGGCCGAGCACGCCAAGGTCGTCGAGGACTACAAGGCCGGCAAGAAAGCCGCCTTGGCGTTCCTCGTCG
- the gatA gene encoding Asp-tRNA(Asn)/Glu-tRNA(Gln) amidotransferase subunit GatA, whose amino-acid sequence MLTDLTIHELGARFRLGDATPTQAAREYLARIAALDPKVKAYLTVTGEAALARAAEADARFKSGASLGPLDGVPLGVKDVFCTRGVRTTCGSKILEGFVPPYDATVVARLVRAGAVILGKLNMDEFAMGSSTENSAYFTTRNPWDLSRVPGGSSGGSAAAVAADLAAATLGTDTGGSIRQPAAFCGNVGLKPTYGRVSRFGLVAFASSLDQVGPFAKDVLDAALMLQAIAGHDPLDSTSAAIPVPDYAAELSRGVQGLRVGIPAEYFIEGLDAEVEAAVRAAIETLKGLGAKTESVSLPHTEYGLAAYYLIAPAECSSNLARYDGVKYGLRVPGARDLIDMYSRTRGAGFGAEVKRRVMLGTYALSAGYYDAYYGKAQKVRTLVQRDFQRAFERVDVIVAPTTPSAAFKMGEKEDPLSMYLNDVFTIPVNLAGLPGLSVPAGFTKAGLPIGLQVIGKAFDEATLLRTAKAYEAATTWRERKPGLTA is encoded by the coding sequence ATGCTGACGGACCTCACGATCCACGAATTGGGCGCGCGCTTCCGCCTCGGAGACGCGACGCCCACGCAGGCCGCACGGGAGTATCTCGCGCGCATCGCGGCGCTCGATCCCAAGGTGAAGGCGTACCTGACCGTCACGGGCGAGGCCGCGCTCGCCAGGGCGGCGGAGGCGGACGCGCGCTTCAAGTCCGGTGCGTCCCTCGGCCCGCTCGACGGCGTCCCGCTCGGCGTCAAGGACGTGTTCTGCACTCGGGGAGTCCGGACCACCTGCGGCTCGAAGATCCTCGAGGGATTCGTGCCGCCCTATGATGCGACTGTCGTCGCACGGCTTGTCCGAGCCGGCGCAGTCATCCTGGGCAAGCTCAACATGGACGAGTTCGCCATGGGCTCCTCCACGGAGAACTCGGCCTATTTCACGACGCGCAACCCGTGGGATCTCTCCCGCGTGCCCGGCGGGTCTTCCGGAGGCTCGGCGGCCGCGGTCGCCGCCGACCTCGCGGCGGCGACGCTCGGCACCGACACGGGCGGCTCCATCCGCCAGCCCGCGGCTTTCTGCGGCAACGTCGGTCTCAAGCCGACCTACGGGCGCGTCTCGCGCTTCGGCCTCGTCGCCTTCGCGTCGTCCCTCGACCAGGTCGGCCCGTTCGCCAAGGACGTCCTCGACGCCGCGCTGATGCTCCAGGCGATAGCGGGCCACGACCCGCTGGACTCGACCTCGGCCGCGATCCCGGTACCGGACTACGCGGCAGAGCTCTCGCGGGGCGTGCAGGGCCTGAGGGTCGGGATCCCCGCGGAGTATTTCATCGAAGGGCTGGACGCGGAAGTCGAAGCGGCGGTGCGGGCGGCCATCGAGACGTTGAAGGGCCTTGGGGCGAAGACCGAGAGCGTCTCGCTGCCGCATACCGAGTACGGTCTCGCCGCCTACTACCTGATCGCGCCGGCCGAGTGCTCTTCCAACCTCGCGCGCTACGACGGGGTCAAGTACGGCCTGCGCGTCCCCGGCGCGCGCGATCTCATCGACATGTACAGCCGGACGCGCGGCGCGGGGTTCGGCGCCGAGGTCAAGCGGCGCGTCATGCTCGGCACGTACGCGCTCTCCGCGGGCTACTACGACGCCTACTATGGCAAGGCGCAGAAGGTGCGCACGCTCGTCCAGCGCGATTTCCAGAGAGCTTTCGAGCGCGTGGACGTGATCGTGGCACCGACCACGCCGAGCGCCGCCTTCAAGATGGGCGAGAAGGAGGACCCGCTCTCCATGTACCTCAACGACGTGTTCACCATTCCCGTCAACCTGGCCGGGCTGCCGGGGCTGTCGGTGCCGGCGGGCTTTACGAAGGCGGGGCTGCCGATCGGGCTCCAGGTCATCGGCAAGGCCTTCGACGAGGCGACGCTGCTGCGCACGGCCAAGGCGTACGAGGCGGCCACCACGTGGCGGGAGAGAAAGCCGGGGCTCACCGCATGA
- the gatC gene encoding Asp-tRNA(Asn)/Glu-tRNA(Gln) amidotransferase subunit GatC, which produces MKITMKEVDHVARLARLALSDAEKERMRRELDGILSYIDKLRALDTEGVPPTSHAVPMTNVMREDEPAPSLPQADMLANAPDRSGEFFRVPRIIEESIEE; this is translated from the coding sequence CTGAAGATCACGATGAAGGAAGTGGACCACGTGGCCCGCCTGGCGCGTCTGGCGCTCTCGGACGCCGAGAAGGAGCGCATGCGCCGCGAGCTCGACGGCATCCTGTCCTATATCGACAAGCTCCGGGCGCTGGACACCGAAGGGGTGCCGCCGACCTCCCACGCCGTGCCCATGACCAACGTGATGCGCGAGGACGAGCCCGCGCCGTCGCTGCCGCAGGCCGACATGCTGGCGAACGCGCCCGACCGGAGCGGCGAGTTCTTCCGCGTGCCCCGAATCATCGAAGAGTCCATCGAAGAGTAG
- a CDS encoding UvrD-helicase domain-containing protein, translating to MLRPAVAPETVLASLNPAQQQAVQATKGPVLVLAGAGSGKTRVIAHRIAWLLGVEGVHPRHVLAVTFTNRAAGEMRRRVEDLVLPAGIRPPLIATFHSTCVRILRERATLVGLRPSFVIYDEEDRLTLVKEAMRELDMDERQTTPASIVHRISHAKNQMLSVEEAERLARTPREERIATLYRRYEEKLRAAGGADFDDLLLLVVRLFETSREALAWYRALWTYVLVDEYQDTNRAQYRIIQLLTQEHRNLCVVGDPDQSVYRWRGADLRNILDFEKDFPDCLVVPLEQNYRSTKRILDIASAVIANNRARRDKRLWTENDEGERAQVYRAWDENEEAGWVAQTVRSLHGQGLDYDDVALFYRTNAQSRVLEDALRRASIPYVIVGGVRFYERREIKDVIAYLRLAVNPADDIAFRRAVAAPSRGIGKATLDRLSEAARAHGIPLLAACAALPADVTAKARGALEDFARLVARLGEGRATMTVPALIDLVAGSSGFRDALKAQRTAEADARLENIEELVAASEEFVVAQEAAGAEGAPLEAFLDSIALVADVDSLDDTDEGVTLMTLHSAKGLEFPAVFLTGLEEGVFPHSRSMDDAEELEEERRLFYVGVTRAEQRLWLSYALHRRIQGYGAGEPSRFLLEVPEAQRVLLNALRPSPAVPRAAAASLPAAVEDPDLPFRVGAKLRHVRWGEGLLVGIQREGSDVIATVHFASVGRKRLSLQYAHLEEL from the coding sequence ATGCTGCGGCCCGCCGTCGCCCCGGAGACCGTTCTCGCCTCGCTCAATCCCGCCCAGCAGCAGGCCGTCCAGGCGACCAAGGGCCCCGTGCTGGTGCTGGCCGGCGCCGGCAGCGGCAAGACGCGTGTCATCGCCCACCGGATCGCGTGGCTCCTCGGCGTCGAGGGCGTCCATCCCCGCCACGTGCTCGCCGTAACCTTCACCAACAGGGCTGCGGGAGAGATGCGGCGCCGGGTCGAGGACCTCGTCCTGCCGGCCGGGATCCGCCCGCCGCTCATCGCGACGTTCCACTCGACCTGCGTGCGCATCCTGCGCGAGCGCGCGACGCTGGTCGGGCTTAGGCCGTCCTTCGTCATCTACGACGAGGAGGACCGGCTCACGCTGGTCAAGGAGGCCATGCGTGAGCTCGACATGGACGAGCGGCAGACCACGCCCGCCTCGATCGTCCACCGCATCAGTCACGCCAAGAACCAGATGCTGTCCGTGGAAGAAGCCGAGCGCCTCGCCCGCACGCCCCGCGAGGAGCGGATCGCGACGCTCTACCGGAGATACGAAGAGAAGCTGCGGGCCGCGGGCGGCGCGGACTTCGACGACCTCCTGCTGCTGGTCGTGCGGCTCTTCGAGACGTCCCGCGAGGCGCTCGCCTGGTACCGCGCGCTCTGGACGTATGTGCTCGTCGACGAGTACCAGGACACCAACCGCGCCCAGTACCGCATCATCCAGCTCCTGACCCAGGAGCACAGGAACCTCTGCGTGGTCGGCGACCCCGACCAGTCCGTGTACCGCTGGCGCGGGGCCGACCTGCGCAACATCCTCGACTTCGAAAAGGACTTCCCCGACTGCCTCGTGGTGCCGCTCGAGCAGAACTACCGCTCGACCAAGCGCATCCTCGACATCGCGTCGGCGGTCATCGCGAACAACCGCGCGCGCCGAGACAAGCGCCTCTGGACGGAGAACGACGAAGGCGAGCGGGCGCAGGTCTACCGCGCCTGGGACGAGAACGAGGAGGCGGGCTGGGTGGCGCAGACGGTCCGGTCCCTGCACGGCCAGGGCCTGGACTACGACGACGTGGCGTTGTTCTACCGGACCAACGCCCAGTCGCGCGTGCTCGAAGACGCGCTCCGGCGCGCGAGCATTCCCTACGTCATCGTGGGCGGCGTACGCTTCTACGAGCGCCGCGAGATCAAGGACGTGATCGCCTACCTGCGCCTGGCAGTCAACCCGGCGGACGACATCGCCTTCCGCCGCGCCGTCGCGGCGCCCAGCCGCGGCATCGGCAAGGCCACGCTCGACCGCCTGTCCGAGGCCGCGCGGGCGCACGGGATCCCGCTCTTGGCGGCATGCGCGGCGCTGCCTGCCGACGTGACGGCGAAGGCGCGCGGCGCCCTCGAAGACTTCGCGCGGCTCGTTGCCCGCCTGGGGGAGGGTCGCGCGACCATGACGGTGCCGGCGCTTATCGACCTAGTGGCGGGCAGCTCCGGCTTCCGCGATGCGCTCAAGGCGCAGCGGACGGCCGAGGCCGACGCGCGGCTCGAGAACATCGAGGAGCTGGTGGCGGCCTCCGAGGAGTTCGTCGTCGCCCAAGAAGCGGCGGGCGCCGAGGGCGCGCCGCTCGAAGCCTTCCTTGACTCGATCGCCCTGGTGGCTGACGTGGATTCCCTCGACGACACGGACGAAGGCGTCACGCTCATGACGCTTCACTCAGCCAAGGGGCTCGAGTTCCCCGCGGTCTTCCTCACCGGGCTGGAGGAGGGCGTCTTTCCGCACTCGCGCTCCATGGACGACGCCGAGGAGCTCGAGGAGGAGCGCCGGCTCTTCTACGTCGGCGTCACGCGGGCGGAACAGCGGTTGTGGCTTTCCTACGCCCTCCACAGGCGCATCCAGGGCTATGGGGCGGGGGAGCCCTCACGTTTTCTGCTGGAAGTTCCCGAGGCGCAGCGGGTGCTGCTCAACGCGTTGCGGCCCTCGCCTGCCGTGCCGCGCGCGGCGGCGGCAAGCCTGCCGGCGGCGGTGGAGGACCCCGACCTGCCCTTCCGCGTCGGCGCGAAGCTCCGCCACGTGCGCTGGGGCGAGGGGCTCCTGGTCGGCATCCAGAGAGAAGGCAGCGATGTCATCGCCACCGTCCACTTCGCCAGCGTCGGCCGCAAGCGCCTCTCCCTCCAATACGCGCACCTGGAGGAGCTGTAG
- the glmS gene encoding glutamine--fructose-6-phosphate transaminase (isomerizing), whose amino-acid sequence MCGIVGYIGDKDAVGVIVDGLKRLEYRGYDSAGVAVLGPEGLEVRRAAGRIKVLEGLLRERPVHGRIGIGHTRWATHGRPTDDNAHPHTDGSGTLVVVHNGIIENYLPIKERLHAEGHVFTSETDTEVIAHLIERHLKDTPRLDDAVRRALRELRGSYAIVVLSKAAPDRLVAAKHGAGSVVVGLGQGETYLASDIPALLAHTRDVVILEDEDVAVVTRHGVDISDLAGAPVSRTPTRITWDPILAEKGGYRHFMLKEIYEQPRAVADTLRGRVSPEGGTVVLPDIGLDPDVVAGLQRVVFIACGTSYHAAIVGRFMVERLAGLPAEVDLGSEFRYRDAVLGPETLVVALSQSGETADTLGAVKAARDRGAPIVGITNVVGSALARESTGVLYTHAGPEISVASSKTFTAALAACYLLALWLGRRRGALLAEDGRKHIQGLLELPRLMERALEKEPEIAELAKELAAYKHFLFLGRGIHYPIALEGALKLKELSYLHAEGYPAGEMKHGPIALIDDTMPVVALTPRDSSYDRMMGTVEEVRARDGRIIALAHEGDREIGARASRVLTVPAAAELLSPILMALPLQLLAYHVAVRLGRDVDQPRNLAKSVTVE is encoded by the coding sequence ATGTGCGGGATCGTCGGCTACATCGGTGACAAGGACGCGGTCGGCGTCATCGTGGACGGGCTCAAGCGCCTCGAGTACCGCGGCTACGACTCGGCCGGCGTGGCCGTGCTGGGGCCCGAGGGGCTCGAGGTCCGGCGCGCGGCCGGCCGGATCAAGGTTCTCGAAGGCCTGCTGCGCGAGCGCCCCGTGCACGGGCGCATCGGCATCGGCCACACGCGCTGGGCCACACACGGGCGGCCGACCGACGACAACGCCCATCCCCACACCGACGGCTCGGGCACCCTCGTCGTGGTCCACAACGGCATCATCGAGAACTACCTGCCGATCAAGGAGCGCCTCCACGCCGAGGGGCACGTCTTCACGTCGGAGACCGACACGGAAGTCATCGCGCACCTGATCGAGCGGCACCTCAAAGACACGCCCCGATTGGACGACGCGGTCCGCAGGGCGCTGCGAGAGCTCCGAGGCTCCTACGCCATCGTGGTGCTGTCCAAGGCCGCGCCCGACCGGTTGGTCGCGGCCAAGCACGGCGCCGGCAGCGTCGTGGTGGGGCTGGGGCAGGGGGAGACCTACCTCGCTTCCGACATCCCCGCCCTGCTCGCGCATACCCGCGATGTCGTCATCCTCGAGGACGAGGACGTGGCGGTGGTGACGCGGCATGGTGTCGACATCTCCGATCTCGCCGGCGCGCCCGTCTCCCGCACGCCCACGCGGATCACGTGGGACCCGATTCTCGCGGAGAAGGGCGGCTACCGGCACTTCATGCTCAAGGAGATCTACGAGCAGCCGCGCGCCGTGGCGGACACGCTGCGCGGCCGCGTGTCGCCCGAGGGCGGGACCGTGGTGCTGCCCGACATCGGCCTCGACCCGGACGTGGTGGCGGGCCTCCAGCGCGTCGTCTTCATCGCGTGCGGGACGTCGTACCACGCCGCCATCGTCGGCCGCTTCATGGTCGAGCGGCTGGCGGGGCTTCCGGCCGAGGTCGACCTGGGCTCGGAGTTCCGCTACCGCGACGCCGTGCTGGGACCCGAGACGCTCGTGGTGGCGCTGTCCCAGTCGGGCGAGACGGCCGACACGCTCGGCGCCGTCAAGGCCGCGCGCGACCGCGGGGCGCCCATCGTCGGCATCACCAACGTGGTCGGGTCGGCGCTCGCCCGGGAGTCCACGGGCGTGCTCTACACCCACGCGGGGCCCGAGATCAGCGTCGCCTCCTCGAAGACCTTCACCGCGGCCCTCGCGGCCTGCTATCTTCTCGCGCTCTGGCTCGGCCGCCGGCGCGGCGCGCTCCTGGCCGAGGACGGCCGCAAGCACATCCAGGGGTTGCTCGAGCTGCCCCGGCTGATGGAGCGGGCCCTCGAGAAGGAGCCCGAGATCGCCGAGCTCGCGAAGGAGTTGGCCGCGTACAAGCACTTCCTCTTCCTCGGGCGCGGCATCCACTATCCGATCGCCCTCGAGGGCGCCCTCAAGCTCAAGGAGCTGTCGTACCTCCACGCCGAGGGCTACCCGGCGGGCGAGATGAAGCACGGCCCCATCGCGCTGATCGACGACACGATGCCGGTGGTGGCGCTGACCCCGCGGGATTCCTCCTACGACCGGATGATGGGCACGGTCGAGGAGGTGCGCGCCCGGGACGGTCGCATCATCGCCCTCGCGCACGAGGGAGACCGCGAGATCGGCGCGCGCGCTTCGCGCGTGCTGACGGTGCCGGCCGCCGCCGAGCTGCTCTCGCCCATCCTGATGGCGCTCCCGCTCCAGCTCCTGGCGTATCACGTCGCGGTCCGCCTCGGGCGCGACGTGGACCAGCCGCGGAATCTAGCCAAGTCCGTGACCGTCGAGTAG
- the glmU gene encoding bifunctional UDP-N-acetylglucosamine diphosphorylase/glucosamine-1-phosphate N-acetyltransferase GlmU, translated as MKTLTAVILAAGESQRMRGSRPKALHLLGGRRLIDYPVRVARALGARIVLVVGRGADDVRAAVGEAPDLAYVEQKERLGTAHALLQARGACGDGAGAVLVLPGDQPLMSEALLRALVDHHRSKAAAATLLTAEAEDPAGYGRVIREGGRPVAIIEHRDATPAQRAIREIGTSTYCFDARRLWPALDRVTPQNDQGEHYLTDVVSILAASGAPVEALAAPHPEECMGINDRKQLAEVAAVLRRRTLERLMVEGVTILDPAATYVDDTVAVGADTVIYPGAVLEGATTIGAECVVGPGCHVSGSRIGDRVTLRPYCVLSDATVEAEAQLGPFCHLRPQSHVGAGARIGNFVELKKSKIGRGAKVPHLSYIGDATVGDQANIGAGTITCNYDGVAKHETKIGAGAFVGTNSSLVAPVTIGAGAYVGAGSVITKSVPAGALAVARARQEVRAGWAARKKKARKAKD; from the coding sequence ATGAAGACGCTCACCGCGGTGATCCTGGCGGCCGGCGAGTCCCAGCGCATGCGCGGGAGCCGTCCCAAGGCGCTGCACCTGCTCGGCGGGCGGCGGCTCATCGACTACCCGGTGCGCGTCGCCCGCGCGCTCGGCGCGCGGATAGTCCTGGTGGTCGGCCGGGGCGCTGACGACGTGCGCGCGGCCGTCGGCGAGGCGCCCGATCTCGCCTACGTCGAACAGAAGGAGCGGCTCGGCACCGCGCACGCCCTCCTCCAGGCGCGCGGCGCCTGCGGCGACGGCGCGGGCGCCGTCCTCGTGCTGCCGGGCGATCAGCCGCTCATGTCAGAAGCCCTGCTGCGCGCGTTGGTCGACCACCACCGCTCGAAGGCGGCCGCCGCCACGCTCCTCACGGCCGAGGCCGAGGATCCGGCGGGCTACGGGCGCGTGATCCGCGAGGGCGGCCGGCCGGTCGCCATCATCGAGCACCGCGACGCGACCCCCGCCCAAAGGGCGATTCGCGAGATCGGCACGAGCACGTACTGCTTCGACGCCAGGCGGCTCTGGCCCGCGCTCGACCGCGTGACGCCGCAGAATGACCAGGGCGAGCACTACCTGACCGACGTCGTCTCGATCCTCGCCGCGAGCGGGGCGCCGGTCGAAGCGCTGGCGGCGCCGCATCCCGAGGAGTGCATGGGCATCAACGACCGAAAGCAGCTGGCCGAGGTGGCGGCGGTGCTTCGGCGGCGCACCCTCGAGCGCCTGATGGTCGAGGGCGTCACCATCCTGGATCCGGCGGCGACGTACGTGGACGACACGGTCGCGGTCGGGGCCGATACGGTGATCTATCCCGGCGCAGTGCTCGAGGGCGCGACCACGATCGGCGCCGAGTGCGTCGTGGGGCCGGGCTGCCACGTGAGCGGCAGCCGTATCGGCGACCGCGTCACCCTCAGGCCCTACTGCGTGCTGTCCGACGCGACCGTCGAGGCCGAAGCCCAGCTCGGCCCGTTCTGCCACCTGCGCCCGCAGTCGCACGTCGGCGCCGGCGCCAGGATCGGCAACTTCGTGGAGCTGAAGAAGTCGAAGATCGGCCGCGGCGCCAAGGTGCCGCACCTTTCGTACATCGGCGACGCCACCGTCGGCGACCAGGCGAACATCGGCGCGGGCACGATCACCTGCAACTACGACGGCGTCGCCAAGCACGAGACCAAGATCGGCGCCGGCGCATTCGTCGGCACCAACTCGAGCCTCGTGGCTCCCGTCACCATCGGGGCGGGCGCCTACGTGGGCGCGGGCTCGGTGATCACCAAGAGCGTCCCTGCCGGGGCCCTGGCGGTCGCCCGCGCGCGCCAGGAAGTGCGCGCGGGCTGGGCCGCCCGCAAAAAGAAAGCCCGGAAGGCCAAGGACTGA
- a CDS encoding RluA family pseudouridine synthase — MTVGPARRVGTSVGAAEAGRRLDLWLAAQLPDLSRTRIKALVDGGHVSVNGAARKAAHRLKVGERVDVVVPPPAPEVLAAESIPLAIVFEDAHVLVVDKPAGMVTHPGAGRSTGTLAAAALAHSPEIAGVGGPRRPGIVHRLDKGTSGLIVLAKSRQAYDALTAQLQQRTMSRRYLCLAHGVIAPHDGRIDAPIARDPRSRVRMAVARAGTGKRAVTRFRALERFGGYTYLECRLETGRTHQIRVHLASLGHPLVGDATYGAKHARPHDTLPADLVEGLGGVALHAAGLSFVHPTTGETVELSSPLPNRIARLLSHLRK, encoded by the coding sequence ATGACGGTCGGTCCCGCCCGGCGCGTGGGGACATCCGTGGGCGCGGCCGAGGCGGGCCGCCGCCTCGACCTGTGGTTGGCCGCGCAGCTGCCCGACCTGTCGCGCACCCGCATCAAGGCGCTCGTGGACGGCGGCCACGTCAGCGTGAACGGCGCCGCGCGCAAGGCCGCGCACCGGCTCAAGGTGGGCGAGAGGGTCGACGTCGTGGTCCCGCCGCCTGCGCCGGAGGTATTGGCCGCCGAGTCGATCCCCCTCGCCATCGTCTTCGAGGACGCCCACGTCCTCGTCGTGGACAAGCCCGCGGGCATGGTGACGCATCCGGGAGCGGGACGGTCCACCGGCACCCTGGCCGCCGCGGCGCTGGCGCACTCCCCCGAGATCGCGGGGGTCGGAGGTCCGCGCCGGCCCGGCATCGTCCACCGCCTCGATAAGGGCACGTCCGGGCTCATCGTGCTCGCGAAGAGCCGCCAAGCGTACGATGCGCTCACGGCGCAGCTTCAGCAGCGCACCATGTCGCGCCGCTACCTGTGCCTCGCCCATGGCGTCATCGCGCCCCACGACGGCAGGATCGACGCGCCGATCGCGCGCGATCCGCGCTCGCGGGTGCGCATGGCCGTCGCACGCGCGGGCACGGGCAAGCGCGCCGTCACGCGCTTCCGCGCGCTCGAGCGTTTCGGCGGCTACACGTATCTCGAGTGCCGGCTCGAGACGGGCCGCACCCACCAGATCCGCGTCCACCTGGCATCGCTGGGTCACCCGCTGGTGGGCGATGCGACGTACGGCGCCAAGCACGCGCGGCCGCACGACACGCTGCCGGCCGATCTCGTCGAGGGCTTGGGCGGCGTGGCGCTGCACGCGGCCGGTCTCTCCTTTGTCCACCCGACGACGGGCGAGACGGTCGAATTGTCGTCTCCATTGCCCAACAGGATCGCCCGCCTCCTGTCTCATCTACGCAAATGA
- the lspA gene encoding signal peptidase II, with protein MRLVAALGGIVLILDQAAKWLALRRLGLGVPVNMIDGFFSLTLVMNPGLAFGMLGSVPRGWRWIVALLSIGALGVLAALATRLLPEGGLVAAVAIGMIFGGAAGNLIDRARFGAVVDFLDFYWRGWHWPAFNVADSAISVGVALLALRMLTAKPPRA; from the coding sequence ATGAGGCTGGTGGCGGCGCTGGGCGGGATCGTCCTGATCCTCGACCAGGCCGCAAAGTGGCTCGCGCTGCGCCGCCTGGGGCTCGGCGTCCCCGTGAACATGATCGACGGCTTCTTCTCGCTGACCCTCGTGATGAACCCGGGCCTGGCGTTCGGAATGCTCGGTAGCGTCCCGCGCGGCTGGCGCTGGATCGTCGCGCTGCTCTCCATCGGGGCCCTCGGCGTCCTCGCGGCGCTGGCCACGCGCCTCCTGCCTGAGGGCGGGCTCGTTGCGGCCGTGGCCATCGGCATGATCTTCGGCGGCGCGGCGGGCAACCTGATCGACCGCGCGCGCTTCGGGGCCGTGGTGGACTTCCTCGACTTCTACTGGCGCGGGTGGCACTGGCCCGCCTTCAACGTCGCCGATTCGGCCATCAGCGTGGGCGTGGCGCTCCTCGCGCTGCGCATGCTGACAGCGAAGCCGCCGCGGGCATGA